From the genome of Fusobacterium sp. SYSU M8D902:
CTCCTTGTCTTTAAATTCATATATATAGTCAGAATACTCTACCACTAAGTCTATATCATGTGAGACTAAGACTACACTCAATCCCTCTCTACTCTTCTTCTGAAGAAACTCCATAATCTCTCTACTTGTCTTGTTATCCTGCCCATATGTAGGCTCATCACAAAGCAGTACTCTCTGCTCTCCACACAGCATAGATAGAACAGCCAATTTTCTCTGTTGCCCTTGGCTTAAAGAATAGGGTGATCCATTCCTATAATCATATAGATTAAACTCTTTTAATAGCTTTTCAGCCACCTCTATATTCTCCTTTTCCCTCCCCTTGTACACTCTATTTAGAGTGAACAGAAGTTCATCTATTACCTTATAAGCTATAAATTGGTTTTGAGGATTTTGAAAGACAATTCCCACCTCTTTCAATACCTCTCTCTCTTTTAGTTTTTTAAACTCTTTTCCGTCATAAATATAGCTACCATCTTGGTATCTCTCTATCCCACACAGAGTATTTAAAAGAGTACTCTTTCCACTTCCACTCTTTCCAATAATCGAAGTGATTTTTCCTCTTGCTATTTCAAATGTTATCCCTTGAGCTAGGATATTATCCCCATAGCTTAGTTTCAAATCTCTTATCTGAGCTATACACTCTTTTTTATCCTCTTCAATATATCTCTTTTCTCCTATGTCACATCTATCCTCTAAGGTTTCAACTCCTCCAGCAGATATTTGACATCCCTTATCCAAAAGGATCAACTTGTAATCTACTCTCTCCCATAGACTTATTCTATGATCAATGATTATAAGGGTTGTACCATAAGTTTTATTCAGCTCTAGAAGTATCTCTATTATCTCTTGAGAAGACTCATAATCTACATTGGCAAAAGGCTCATCTAAAACTATTACCTCAGAGTTCAGAGCAAGTATAGAGGCTAGAGCCACCTTCTGCTTCTCTCCACCAGATAGTGTTGTCAATCTTCTCTCCTTCAAATGCAAGATTCCACATCTCTTTAGTACTTCCACTACCTTCTCATCCATTTTTTCCACTGGATAATTGATGTTCTCCAATACAAATATGATCTCCTCTTCTACACTCTCCATACAAAATTGTGTGTCACTATTTTGAAACATCATACTTATCTTCTTAGCTCTCTCCTGCAAGGGTATACTCTCTATACTCCTCTCCTCTAGATATATACCTCCCCCTGTCAATACCCCTTTGTTAGCTGGATAAAGTCCAGTCAATAGATAGGCTAGGGTACTCTTACCACAACCTGAATATCCACTGATTAGGTATATTTCTCCTTTAACAAAAGAAAAAGAGAAGTCTTTGACTATCTCTCTTTTTGATCTTTCTGAATATTTAAAAGTTATATCCTTGCAGAGTAATATCTCCTTACTCATCTATCTCTTCCTGTCCTAAGCTATAGCTACTTAAAGCTCCTGTTTTTGCCAATTTTTCAGCTAAAACCTTAGATAGAACCCCAGCAAAAAGTACAGAACTTATAGCTCTCACTACAAACATTCCCAATAGATACATAGGTGTAAATTTTGAGAATCCACCTCTTACATATCCCCATACAAAACTGAATATACAAGCAAATAGAGCTGCTAAACACATATTTTTCATTGAGAAATCTCTATATTTTCCCTTGGCAAATACAAGCTCTGGTCCCATTCCTTGAATTATTCCAGATAGGATAACTATTGGTCCAAACATATTTCCCATTATTACCTCTATAACTGCAGATAAAACCTCAGCTACCACTGCTACTCCAGATCTCTGAATGATATATGGTACAAATGTAGATGCCATAAACCATACTCCAAATACAATCTCATAAGCATATGGTGCAAATCCAAATGGTGCTAGTACAGTTGCTAAGAAGTTAGCAAAATATACTCCCCATAGGTAAATAAATGAAAAAACTACTGAAAAAATACAAACCATTATTACATCTTTTAACTTCCAATTAAACATCTAATTACTCCTTTGTTGGACTATTTACTGATATAGTCACTTGTAAAATATAGTGTGATAAATGATCCTCTCCATACTTGAAGATCTCCTCTAGAGTGTCAAATACATTGTGTACATCTCCCTCTAATATAGATACATAGTGAGAACTCTTGCTAAATACACCTCTGTCTTTTGCCAACATAACAACCTTTGCTATATGCTCCATATAGTCCTCTTCTCCCATAGGATAAAAAGAGATTTTACTAACTACATTGAAGTGCTTATCCTTTATTCTCTCCTCATTTACTCTCTCATCATCTACTTCCATAAATGAGTCTGCATCAGTATCTCCAGGACACCCTTTTGAGAATGTAGCTTCTAGTGCCATATGTATATCCTCTCTATAGGCATTTACAAACAGTCCTTTGACTACATCAAATACGTGAACTCTCTTTCCTCTCATACAAGTACTCAACTTGTCAGTTTGCTTCCAAACCTTGCTTGTATCAGTGTTTTCTAGTCCACCTAAGATAACATCTACAAATTTATCACTCATTGGATATAGGGAAAATCTAGCTCCAGATACACCTTTACTAGCTCCTCCTATACACCATAAGCAATCTTTTAATCCCATAAAAAAATCCTCCTTTAATTACAAAAGGAGGAAATACTTATATATTTTATTATTTACTCCTTTCGTTGGTACTAACCAAATCAAGTTCAATGAGTTTAGAGTATATACTCAATCTCAGCCATATGGCTCCTCAGTAAATTTTATTTAATTACAGATAATAATATATCATTATTCTTGTATTTTGTCTAGAAGTTATTTTTGTTAATTAAAAATTGAATCATAATCATAATTTAAATAAAACTCTTTATTCTTTTCTAAATACTCTTTATAATTATCTTTAGTCAATCTATATTCTTTTTTAGAAATCCAATCTAAGATCTTATCATTTATTGTATAAATATAGTGTCCTGCATCTTTATAATTATCCAAATTAGTTATTAGATCATAATTATTAAAGAATGAATATAGTTCTATATTCGGTACTTCTAAAATCATCTCAATCATTATCTTTTCTGCTTCTAATTGCTTTAAAATCTCTCCACTTTGATTAATAGAATCCCAATAAACAATACTATATGGAGTTATAAAATATATAAATTTAGTATTAGGATATTGTAGTGGAACATCTAGTACATTCTTCTGAATATTTTCTCTAATTATTTCAATATCAGCTTTACTTAATTTTTCTATCTCTATATTCTTTTTCTCTCGTTTATAACTCTTTAAAATAATATTTTTTCCAAATTTTTCATCTCTCCAACTACTATAATCATCAAAAGAAGTTGTTTCTTTATTTTTTAATGTATTAAAAAATACTCCACCTAATCCTTTTAGGATTAACATTTTATTAAATAAATATTTATAGTCATTTAATAATTTGTCATCATAGAGATATATTGGATATTCCTTATATTTTTGTTTGTTGAATTTTTTATTAATATAACCATAATCTAATCCTCTCAATATTATTTTAATATTATTTTTATTTTTTAAAGCTATTTCTATATTTTTATTTATTTCTTTGTAAGTTGCTCCTGAAAATGGTATTTTTACAGAATTTACTTTAAATAATTTATGAAATTGTGAATTTCTAAAATTTTCTGTCATAGAAGTCCCTATTATTATACCATTATAATCAAAATGTCTTATA
Proteins encoded in this window:
- a CDS encoding energy-coupling factor transporter ATPase; this encodes MSKEILLCKDITFKYSERSKREIVKDFSFSFVKGEIYLISGYSGCGKSTLAYLLTGLYPANKGVLTGGGIYLEERSIESIPLQERAKKISMMFQNSDTQFCMESVEEEIIFVLENINYPVEKMDEKVVEVLKRCGILHLKERRLTTLSGGEKQKVALASILALNSEVIVLDEPFANVDYESSQEIIEILLELNKTYGTTLIIIDHRISLWERVDYKLILLDKGCQISAGGVETLEDRCDIGEKRYIEEDKKECIAQIRDLKLSYGDNILAQGITFEIARGKITSIIGKSGSGKSTLLNTLCGIERYQDGSYIYDGKEFKKLKEREVLKEVGIVFQNPQNQFIAYKVIDELLFTLNRVYKGREKENIEVAEKLLKEFNLYDYRNGSPYSLSQGQQRKLAVLSMLCGEQRVLLCDEPTYGQDNKTSREIMEFLQKKSREGLSVVLVSHDIDLVVEYSDYIYEFKDKELKRVEYI
- a CDS encoding ECF transporter S component, with amino-acid sequence MFNWKLKDVIMVCIFSVVFSFIYLWGVYFANFLATVLAPFGFAPYAYEIVFGVWFMASTFVPYIIQRSGVAVVAEVLSAVIEVIMGNMFGPIVILSGIIQGMGPELVFAKGKYRDFSMKNMCLAALFACIFSFVWGYVRGGFSKFTPMYLLGMFVVRAISSVLFAGVLSKVLAEKLAKTGALSSYSLGQEEIDE
- a CDS encoding YkoF family thiamine/hydroxymethylpyrimidine-binding protein, which codes for MGLKDCLWCIGGASKGVSGARFSLYPMSDKFVDVILGGLENTDTSKVWKQTDKLSTCMRGKRVHVFDVVKGLFVNAYREDIHMALEATFSKGCPGDTDADSFMEVDDERVNEERIKDKHFNVVSKISFYPMGEEDYMEHIAKVVMLAKDRGVFSKSSHYVSILEGDVHNVFDTLEEIFKYGEDHLSHYILQVTISVNSPTKE